In one Natronosalvus amylolyticus genomic region, the following are encoded:
- a CDS encoding helix-turn-helix domain-containing protein yields MPADENDEPRVPTDDTDAHHDDGATGDPAESDSSEGGDGEGAFDDGTLESESGVEGIGSLDQSGGKRVNVSAEDIDQRIVDLLSWILDTETRAKIYVHLLAQPGSTSEEIAHGTGLYPSTVREALAELHEEERVTRRKRASEGAGNNPYEYRAIQPSELVGGVVDQVQHELNTIFTLDRLFDREDEPTIDADVEPVTIVVNDESMESDADDEADDLEADSSDESLEDGDSDEDGTSSSSAE; encoded by the coding sequence ATGCCTGCTGATGAAAACGATGAGCCCCGGGTGCCGACGGACGATACCGACGCTCATCACGACGACGGAGCAACGGGAGATCCTGCAGAGAGCGATTCTAGCGAAGGCGGAGACGGTGAAGGGGCCTTCGATGACGGTACACTCGAGAGCGAGTCCGGAGTCGAAGGTATCGGCTCTCTGGACCAATCCGGCGGGAAACGAGTGAACGTCAGTGCAGAGGATATTGATCAGCGAATCGTCGATCTGCTCTCGTGGATTCTCGATACAGAAACGCGAGCGAAAATATACGTGCACCTGCTAGCCCAGCCGGGGAGTACGTCAGAGGAGATCGCCCACGGAACCGGTTTGTACCCGAGCACGGTTCGAGAAGCCCTGGCTGAACTCCACGAGGAAGAGCGAGTTACCCGACGCAAGCGGGCGAGTGAAGGCGCTGGTAACAACCCGTACGAGTATCGGGCGATTCAACCCAGCGAACTCGTCGGCGGCGTCGTCGATCAGGTCCAACACGAGCTGAACACGATTTTCACGCTCGATCGGCTGTTCGACCGTGAGGACGAACCGACAATCGATGCCGATGTCGAGCCAGTGACTATCGTGGTCAACGACGAGTCGATGGAGTCCGACGCGGACGACGAAGCCGACGACCTCGAGGCCGACTCCAGTGACGAGTCACTCGAAGATGGTGATAGCGACGAAGACGGGACATCGAGTTCGTCTGCCGAATAG
- a CDS encoding universal stress protein, with protein sequence MVSRVLVPVDGSEMGEHALEYALEVFPDGDITVLHVVGGPSPMWGEAAGLALADDIQEKANELAASAFERAEEIAAENDQEISTTVQLGHPARVIVNRAEDYDTVVIGAHGGTLADRLIVGNVAETVFRRSPVPVIVVR encoded by the coding sequence ATGGTATCACGTGTCCTGGTCCCAGTCGACGGTTCCGAGATGGGAGAACACGCCCTCGAGTACGCACTCGAGGTATTCCCGGACGGCGACATCACTGTCCTGCACGTCGTTGGTGGGCCGTCACCGATGTGGGGTGAAGCAGCGGGGCTCGCATTGGCAGACGATATTCAAGAGAAAGCAAACGAACTCGCAGCGTCAGCGTTTGAACGTGCTGAGGAAATCGCCGCTGAAAACGATCAGGAGATTTCGACCACCGTCCAACTCGGACACCCAGCACGGGTGATTGTGAATCGAGCCGAAGACTACGATACCGTCGTTATCGGCGCTCACGGTGGCACGTTAGCTGATCGACTCATCGTTGGAAACGTCGCAGAAACGGTTTTCCGTCGCTCGCCCGTGCCGGTTATCGTCGTTCGGTAA
- a CDS encoding DUF790 family protein, translating to MLRKDLLRVSRAGGGYQPQFAGREHRPLAARVIGTFQGHLGETRGDLEAALADLEAEAADFKLVRGFAALLEREASFETDAPVDPERVRTVVFEAAETIGVVTEGERREALESAGDSLDMASEVVDSSLFADLEHRQVLSDIDVPWTPDELLAQYNLSLAQTALFDATSVRIRSSNPKALISATKRLRLLYEIERTDEGRVVVVTGPTALFQATRRYGTRFARLLRTVVGAPEWSLEAAIDDRGTERVLRLSQADPLRAPDAEPVTDVTYDSDVEADFAARFEALDLDWGLQREPEPLATGTRVMIPDFAFDYRHADFRVYFEIMGFWTPEYVEKKLDQLEHLEDVEMVVAVDESLAAEADIEARDHRAIPYRDRVRVKDVVDVLRSYERELIDESAATLPDCLRPEANVCTLEAIAAEHGVSEAALEAVTFPEHERLGRTLVRPAVLEALEADLEEGLTLETVESRLEVHGLEETSAVLSKLGYRIEWEGLGGGVLRRPT from the coding sequence ATGCTGCGCAAGGACCTGCTTCGGGTTTCACGAGCCGGTGGCGGTTACCAGCCACAGTTTGCCGGTCGGGAACACCGACCGCTCGCTGCTCGCGTTATCGGGACGTTTCAGGGCCATCTGGGTGAAACCCGAGGCGACCTCGAGGCCGCACTGGCTGATCTCGAGGCGGAGGCAGCCGATTTCAAACTCGTTCGCGGGTTCGCCGCCTTGCTCGAGCGCGAAGCGTCGTTCGAGACCGACGCTCCCGTCGATCCTGAACGGGTTCGCACCGTCGTGTTCGAGGCGGCGGAAACGATCGGCGTCGTCACCGAAGGCGAGCGACGCGAAGCGCTCGAATCAGCCGGAGACAGCCTCGATATGGCATCCGAGGTGGTCGATTCGAGCCTGTTCGCCGACCTCGAACACCGACAGGTCCTTTCCGATATCGACGTGCCCTGGACGCCCGACGAACTGCTCGCCCAGTACAACCTGTCGCTGGCACAGACGGCCCTGTTCGACGCCACGAGCGTCCGGATTCGCTCGTCGAACCCGAAAGCGCTTATCTCAGCGACCAAACGGCTCCGACTCCTGTACGAAATCGAGCGGACGGACGAGGGTCGTGTCGTCGTCGTAACGGGACCAACCGCGCTCTTTCAGGCTACTCGTCGGTATGGAACCCGTTTTGCCCGACTCCTTCGAACCGTCGTGGGGGCTCCGGAGTGGTCACTCGAGGCAGCAATTGACGATCGCGGGACTGAACGAGTCCTTCGACTCTCGCAGGCGGATCCACTTCGAGCCCCTGACGCGGAACCTGTAACCGACGTGACGTACGATAGCGACGTCGAAGCGGACTTCGCGGCCCGGTTCGAGGCACTGGATCTCGACTGGGGCCTGCAACGGGAGCCGGAGCCGCTGGCAACCGGTACGCGGGTGATGATCCCCGATTTTGCCTTCGACTACCGACACGCCGACTTTCGGGTCTACTTCGAGATCATGGGGTTCTGGACGCCCGAGTACGTCGAAAAGAAACTCGACCAGCTCGAGCACCTCGAGGATGTCGAGATGGTCGTCGCCGTGGACGAATCGCTCGCTGCCGAGGCCGATATCGAGGCGCGCGACCACCGGGCAATCCCCTACCGCGACCGCGTCCGTGTGAAAGACGTCGTCGATGTCCTTCGATCCTACGAACGCGAATTGATCGATGAAAGTGCTGCCACACTCCCGGATTGCCTGCGTCCGGAAGCCAACGTCTGCACCCTCGAAGCCATTGCCGCAGAACACGGCGTGAGTGAAGCGGCACTCGAGGCCGTGACCTTCCCCGAACACGAACGTCTCGGTCGAACGCTCGTTCGCCCTGCCGTCCTCGAGGCTCTCGAAGCCGACCTCGAAGAAGGGCTGACGCTCGAGACTGTCGAATCGCGGCTCGAAGTGCACGGACTCGAGGAGACGAGTGCCGTCCTCTCGAAACTCGGTTACCGCATCGAGTGGGAGGGGCTGGGTGGGGGCGTACTACGACGGCCCACGTGA
- a CDS encoding aminopeptidase P family protein has product MEYPFIDRIVACQQRLEAADAAVVILTPGPNLTYLAGIEESPSERHFLYVVPADGTPQMVAPTMYEAELEEAPIGDFRCWGDGDDPVDILDAVLAEFDITERADDSTILLDDRMWTVFAQDVRRIRPDATYGLASSVVGPLRITKDSVERDALRRAGELADRVSMRLRERGDEIVGMSEAELAAEIDRLLRDEGGIEPSFDSIVAAGANGARPHHHPGEKQIEAGEPVVLDFGAFVPADLEVGSARYPGDQTRTIVFDGEPPAEYEVVHETVREAQQAAVEHAQPGVTAEAVDRVARDIIEQAGYGDAFVHRTGHGVGLEVHEPPYIVDGNETTLETGMVFSVEPGIYLEGEFGVRLEDLVLVTDDGVERLNESPMGWRP; this is encoded by the coding sequence ATGGAGTACCCGTTTATCGACCGAATTGTGGCCTGCCAGCAACGACTCGAGGCGGCCGATGCTGCAGTCGTCATACTCACACCGGGTCCGAATCTGACGTACCTCGCTGGGATCGAGGAATCGCCATCCGAACGTCACTTCCTGTACGTCGTGCCAGCCGATGGGACACCGCAAATGGTCGCCCCGACGATGTACGAAGCCGAACTCGAGGAAGCCCCGATCGGTGACTTTCGCTGCTGGGGAGACGGCGACGACCCCGTTGACATCCTCGATGCGGTCCTCGCGGAGTTTGATATCACGGAAAGGGCCGATGACAGTACAATCTTGCTAGACGACCGTATGTGGACGGTCTTTGCCCAGGACGTTCGACGGATACGCCCCGACGCGACCTATGGGTTGGCGAGTTCTGTCGTCGGGCCCCTGCGAATCACGAAAGATTCGGTGGAACGAGACGCTCTCCGGAGGGCTGGCGAGTTGGCCGACCGGGTTTCGATGCGGTTGCGCGAGCGCGGTGACGAAATCGTCGGGATGAGCGAAGCCGAACTCGCGGCTGAAATCGACCGGCTACTGAGGGACGAAGGTGGCATCGAGCCGTCGTTCGATTCGATCGTCGCCGCAGGGGCAAACGGTGCCAGACCCCACCACCATCCTGGAGAGAAACAAATCGAGGCCGGCGAACCGGTCGTGTTGGACTTCGGCGCGTTCGTTCCGGCCGATCTCGAGGTCGGGAGTGCTCGGTATCCAGGCGATCAGACGCGCACAATTGTGTTCGATGGAGAGCCACCAGCCGAGTACGAGGTCGTTCATGAGACGGTCCGAGAAGCCCAACAGGCAGCCGTCGAACACGCGCAACCGGGGGTGACTGCTGAAGCCGTCGACCGGGTTGCCCGTGATATCATCGAGCAAGCAGGCTACGGCGACGCGTTCGTTCATCGGACCGGCCACGGCGTCGGCCTCGAGGTCCACGAACCACCGTACATCGTCGACGGAAACGAGACGACGCTCGAGACAGGAATGGTGTTCAGCGTCGAGCCGGGAATTTACCTCGAGGGCGAGTTTGGCGTTCGACTCGAGGATCTGGTGCTCGTCACCGACGATGGCGTCGAACGGCTGAACGAGTCGCCGATGGGCTGGCGTCCCTGA
- a CDS encoding DoxX family protein — MTPPPDVADGDKPPADRLESARTWLESADRTIITYMDRLAVPVLRIALGVVFIWFGGLKVIGGSPAADLVAATVYVVPPELFVPVLGIWEVIIGICLLYRPLIRLGILLLFLQMPGTFLPIVLLPSVVFHTFPYGLTVEGQYIVKNLVIIGAALVVGSTVRKEDKRVTEDVRQSDAKT; from the coding sequence ATGACACCACCTCCTGACGTCGCTGACGGTGACAAACCGCCTGCAGACAGGCTCGAGTCGGCTCGAACGTGGCTCGAGTCGGCCGATCGGACGATTATCACGTACATGGACCGGCTCGCTGTTCCCGTGTTGCGTATCGCGCTGGGTGTCGTGTTCATCTGGTTCGGTGGCCTGAAAGTCATCGGTGGGAGTCCGGCAGCCGACCTCGTGGCTGCGACGGTATACGTCGTCCCGCCGGAGCTGTTCGTGCCAGTTCTGGGTATCTGGGAGGTCATCATCGGCATCTGTCTGCTTTACCGGCCGTTGATCAGGCTCGGCATATTGCTGTTGTTTCTCCAGATGCCGGGAACGTTCCTCCCAATCGTGTTGTTGCCATCGGTAGTCTTCCACACGTTTCCGTACGGGCTAACAGTTGAAGGCCAGTACATCGTCAAAAACCTCGTCATCATTGGGGCGGCCCTCGTCGTTGGCTCGACCGTCCGCAAGGAGGACAAACGGGTGACTGAGGACGTACGTCAGTCAGATGCGAAAACGTAG
- a CDS encoding alpha,alpha-trehalose-phosphate synthase (UDP-forming) has product MGSNERHAALGRAWRSVNTRIFEQSSATLRADGGETDVVPDTLIVASNRQPYRHRLADDTTSQPKIASLEDGNGSTLSISVDEPTGGLTAGLDPVLRSVGGTWIAWGDGNADRVVTDEDDCVAVPPDADDQYTLRRLWLSEEAVDGYYAGLSNRVLWPLCHDRPDLVSFRPTDLAWYRRVNRKFAAAIRTHATPNAGVWIHDYHLSLVPSYLVDELPPGTTLGFFWHIPWPTPDVFESCPFGRELLVGLLGADVLGFHLESYATRFLECVDRFVRSAETDRSERAIRYDGTATKLVASPMGVDTASYERRARAGDRGRWESLCEQYGIDPTCDIGIGVDRLDYTKGIPERLEALEQFFENHPDWRGSFTFVQKATPSRTGIPAYDRLGDRVRRRVERLQARFGTDTWQPVVYTEDILPVADLVALYRRADLAIVSSLCDGMNLVAQEYVASSVDNDGVLLLGTDVGAAEVLGAHALLVDPTDTAQFADQICDALTISNTEVQSRMRAMRQVVTAHRLEAWMGEQLEYLAQNPLESGHRPENHSSDRWHIPDSIDQ; this is encoded by the coding sequence ATGGGATCGAACGAGCGGCACGCAGCGCTGGGGCGGGCATGGCGATCGGTGAATACTCGGATATTCGAACAATCGAGCGCGACGCTACGGGCAGACGGTGGGGAAACCGACGTCGTACCGGACACGCTGATCGTCGCGTCGAATCGACAACCATACCGCCACCGGTTGGCGGATGACACGACGTCGCAGCCGAAAATTGCGTCTCTGGAGGACGGTAACGGGTCCACGCTGTCAATCAGCGTCGATGAACCGACTGGCGGACTCACTGCCGGCCTCGATCCAGTGTTGCGATCGGTCGGTGGCACCTGGATTGCTTGGGGTGACGGAAATGCCGATCGAGTCGTCACTGACGAAGATGACTGTGTCGCGGTACCACCGGATGCCGACGATCAGTACACGCTTCGTCGGCTCTGGCTGTCCGAGGAAGCTGTCGATGGATATTACGCCGGCCTGAGTAATCGCGTCCTCTGGCCGTTGTGTCACGATCGGCCGGATCTCGTGTCGTTTCGACCGACTGACCTGGCCTGGTATCGTCGCGTCAACCGGAAGTTCGCGGCGGCTATTCGTACCCACGCAACACCGAACGCCGGTGTCTGGATCCACGACTACCACCTTAGCCTGGTTCCGTCGTATCTGGTCGACGAACTCCCACCGGGAACCACTCTCGGCTTCTTCTGGCACATCCCGTGGCCGACACCCGACGTGTTCGAGTCCTGTCCGTTCGGCCGCGAACTGCTCGTCGGGTTGCTCGGTGCCGACGTACTCGGTTTCCATCTCGAGTCGTATGCAACCCGGTTTCTCGAGTGTGTCGACCGATTCGTTCGGTCAGCCGAAACCGACCGGAGCGAGCGGGCGATTCGATACGACGGCACTGCCACGAAACTCGTTGCGTCACCGATGGGTGTCGACACCGCGAGCTACGAGCGGCGCGCTCGAGCAGGTGACAGGGGGCGCTGGGAATCGTTGTGTGAGCAATATGGTATCGACCCCACCTGCGATATTGGCATCGGTGTCGATCGGCTCGATTATACCAAAGGAATTCCCGAACGACTCGAGGCGCTCGAGCAGTTCTTCGAGAATCATCCGGACTGGCGCGGCTCGTTTACGTTCGTCCAGAAGGCAACGCCGAGCAGAACTGGCATTCCCGCCTACGATCGACTGGGTGACCGCGTTCGTCGGCGAGTCGAGCGACTGCAAGCCCGGTTCGGCACCGACACCTGGCAACCGGTCGTTTACACCGAGGATATCCTGCCGGTTGCGGACCTCGTTGCGCTGTACCGACGTGCCGACCTGGCAATCGTCAGTTCACTCTGTGACGGGATGAACCTGGTCGCCCAGGAATACGTTGCGTCGTCGGTCGATAACGACGGCGTGTTATTACTCGGTACCGATGTCGGCGCCGCCGAGGTGCTCGGCGCTCACGCGCTGTTGGTTGATCCGACCGACACCGCACAGTTTGCTGATCAGATCTGTGACGCACTGACTATATCGAATACCGAAGTTCAATCGCGTATGCGTGCGATGCGCCAGGTGGTGACTGCCCACCGCCTCGAGGCGTGGATGGGTGAGCAGTTAGAATATCTCGCACAGAATCCGCTCGAGTCGGGTCACCGCCCGGAAAACCACTCATCTGACAGGTGGCACATACCAGACAGCATCGACCAGTGA
- a CDS encoding winged helix-turn-helix transcriptional regulator: MKLRQPTDFLILEALEDTGRNVATNLAPHTGKSRKNINTRLPVLEDYGLVKKIGPAERSGLYEITRLGRTALIYADQYDDVDDFEALIRGPKTDGMGAQEAGTVVRGQHDADDDADDDISNGRSE; the protein is encoded by the coding sequence GTGAAACTGCGACAACCCACTGACTTCCTTATTCTCGAGGCCCTCGAGGATACCGGACGAAACGTAGCAACTAACCTGGCACCGCATACGGGAAAAAGCCGGAAGAATATCAACACCAGATTGCCCGTACTCGAAGACTACGGACTCGTGAAGAAGATCGGCCCGGCAGAACGATCCGGACTGTACGAAATTACTCGGCTCGGTCGCACAGCCCTTATTTACGCCGACCAGTACGACGATGTCGATGATTTCGAGGCCCTGATCCGCGGTCCGAAAACCGATGGAATGGGTGCTCAAGAGGCTGGTACAGTTGTCCGTGGCCAACACGATGCTGACGACGACGCCGACGACGACATCTCGAATGGTCGTTCCGAGTAA